In Devosia beringensis, a single window of DNA contains:
- a CDS encoding esterase-like activity of phytase family protein: MSQTKLLVALTATLLATTANAGAAEFFNRISSFPVALNNPDAEETSAEIITVSEDGMTMIYSDSPAGGIGFIDITDPKAPAAKGFLSLNGEPTTVVVIGDKVFSGVNTSESFTAPSGNLSTIDLASQTIEASCDIGGQPDSVARNGDGSLIAIAIENERDEDVNDGEIPQMPAGSLALLNVVDGVVDCDSLKIVDMTGLAEVAGDDPEPEYVSINSLNEVVVSLQENNHFAIVDGNTGEVKNHFSAGAVDLVNIDTLDNGSLDFTGSQDGVLREPDSVKWIDDDRFAVANEGDYNGGSRSFSIFSKTGEVLHESGADLEMIAAQMGHYPDKRSDAKGAEPEGMDVATFGENTYIFVGLERASLVGVYKDTGAEPEFVQALPSGVGPEGAVAIPSRNLFITANENDLGADGLARSHVNIFELAEAEAPTYPHIISDLDADGRPLGWVALSGLVADAEKPGMLFGVSDSFLGNQPSIYTIDATSQPARITAKTVVTRNGHPAQKLDIEGIALDGEGGFWLASEGRSDRLIPHALYRVGADGAIEEEVPFPAELLAEEIRFGAEGVTVVGTGDDTTLWIAMQREWKNDAKGVVKLVSYNPASGEWGAVNYPLEAPAEGAWVGLSEITAHGDLVYIVERDNQIGSKAVLKALYSVPVAELVPGALGGELTTVTKTLVRDFVPDLTSTGGYVLDKVEGFAIDASGEGFAVTDNDGVDDSSGETMFWSIGAL; encoded by the coding sequence ATGTCGCAGACAAAACTTCTCGTCGCGCTCACGGCCACGCTGCTGGCCACGACCGCCAATGCCGGTGCTGCTGAATTTTTCAACCGCATTTCCAGCTTTCCGGTGGCGCTGAACAATCCGGATGCCGAAGAGACCTCTGCAGAGATCATCACGGTTTCGGAAGACGGCATGACGATGATCTATTCGGACAGCCCGGCTGGCGGCATCGGCTTTATCGATATCACCGATCCCAAGGCGCCAGCTGCCAAGGGCTTCCTGTCGCTGAATGGCGAACCCACCACGGTCGTGGTCATCGGCGACAAGGTGTTTTCCGGCGTCAATACGTCTGAGAGCTTCACCGCCCCCTCGGGCAATCTTTCGACCATCGATCTGGCCAGCCAGACTATCGAGGCCAGCTGCGATATTGGCGGGCAGCCCGACTCCGTGGCGCGCAATGGTGACGGCAGCCTGATCGCCATCGCCATCGAGAATGAGCGCGACGAAGACGTCAATGACGGCGAAATTCCGCAAATGCCGGCCGGTTCGCTGGCGCTGCTGAACGTGGTCGATGGCGTCGTCGACTGCGACAGCCTCAAGATCGTCGACATGACCGGTCTGGCCGAGGTCGCCGGCGATGATCCAGAGCCGGAATATGTCTCGATCAACAGCCTCAACGAGGTCGTGGTCTCGCTGCAGGAAAACAACCACTTCGCCATCGTCGACGGGAATACCGGCGAGGTCAAAAACCACTTCAGCGCCGGCGCCGTGGACCTGGTCAATATCGATACGCTCGACAACGGTTCGCTCGATTTCACCGGTTCGCAGGACGGCGTGCTGCGCGAACCCGACTCGGTCAAGTGGATCGATGACGACCGTTTCGCCGTCGCCAATGAGGGCGACTATAATGGCGGATCGCGCAGCTTCTCGATCTTCTCGAAAACCGGCGAAGTGCTCCATGAGAGCGGCGCCGATCTCGAAATGATCGCGGCGCAGATGGGCCATTATCCGGACAAGCGCTCCGATGCCAAGGGTGCCGAGCCCGAGGGCATGGACGTCGCCACCTTTGGCGAGAACACCTATATCTTTGTCGGCCTCGAGCGCGCCTCGCTGGTCGGGGTCTATAAGGATACCGGTGCCGAGCCCGAATTCGTGCAGGCGCTGCCCTCGGGCGTTGGTCCGGAAGGGGCGGTCGCCATTCCGTCGCGCAACCTCTTCATCACCGCCAATGAAAACGATCTGGGTGCCGATGGCCTGGCCCGCAGCCATGTCAATATCTTCGAACTGGCCGAGGCCGAAGCCCCGACCTATCCCCACATCATCAGCGACCTCGACGCCGATGGCCGCCCGCTGGGCTGGGTCGCCCTGTCAGGCCTGGTTGCCGATGCCGAAAAGCCCGGCATGCTGTTCGGCGTGTCCGACAGCTTCCTGGGCAACCAGCCCTCCATCTACACCATCGACGCAACCAGCCAGCCGGCCCGGATCACCGCCAAGACGGTGGTAACCCGCAATGGCCATCCGGCGCAAAAGCTCGATATCGAGGGCATCGCCCTTGATGGCGAAGGCGGGTTCTGGCTGGCCTCGGAAGGCCGCAGCGACCGGCTGATCCCGCACGCGCTCTACCGCGTCGGCGCGGATGGCGCGATCGAGGAAGAAGTGCCGTTCCCGGCCGAACTGCTGGCCGAGGAAATCCGCTTTGGCGCCGAAGGCGTCACCGTGGTCGGCACGGGCGACGACACCACGCTGTGGATCGCCATGCAGCGCGAGTGGAAGAATGACGCCAAGGGCGTCGTCAAGCTGGTGTCCTACAATCCCGCTTCGGGCGAATGGGGCGCCGTCAACTATCCACTGGAAGCCCCGGCTGAAGGTGCCTGGGTCGGCCTCAGCGAAATCACCGCACATGGCGATCTGGTCTATATCGTCGAGCGTGACAACCAGATCGGCAGCAAGGCCGTGCTCAAGGCGCTCTACAGCGTGCCGGTTGCCGAACTGGTGCCGGGTGCCCTGGGTGGCGAGCTGACCACGGTCACCAAGACGCTGGTGCGTGATTTCGTGCCGGACCTGACCTCGACGGGTGGCTATGTGCTCGACAAGGTCGAAGGCTTTGCCATCGATGCCAGCGGCGAAGGCTTTGCCGTGACCGACAATGACGGCGTGGATGACAGCTCGGGCGAGACCATGTTCTGGTCGATCGGCGCGCTGTAA
- a CDS encoding aminopeptidase P family protein, with product MTEPSFPPTVFQSFVEQADPSNVAPRLADLRAAMAAAGVDAFLIPRADAHRGESVPPGEARLAYVTGFTGSAGLAVVGRDRAGLFVDSRYTLQAPAQTDTGLVTIHEWLQPGFSPDLLSFVPKGGILAYDPWLHTPGELRHLGKLVEGHCTLLPHANLVDAIWTGRPGAPVSSVEFLGHNRAGQSAADKIAAIQASLASDKADAAVLTLPESICWLLNMRGRDVPNTPFVLGFAVLPQTGLPTLYLDKAKITDELVAALDGIAHVAANAALPHDLAALGAAGKAVLLDPASAPIAIASALSDAGARLIEKADPVLLPKAKKNAAELAGMREAHLLDGVAMAKFLAWFDQHAPQGGLTEIAIVTALEAFRREEESCVDASFDTISGAGANGAIVHYRVTTKTDRTLAPGELMLVDSGAQYLSGTTDITRTLSTGASTPEQRDRFTRVLKGMIAISLARFPQGTSGAQLDTLARQFLWQDGVTYNHGTGHGVGAYLGVHEGPVGISSRYTIPLEAGNVLSNEPGYYKAGEYGIRIENLIVVQPSQGFAGYLDFETLTLAPIDTRLIASDLLSPAERDWLNAYHQRVYEVIGPKVEAEVRTWLKAATAAI from the coding sequence ATGACCGAGCCCAGCTTCCCGCCCACCGTGTTCCAGAGCTTTGTCGAACAGGCCGACCCCAGCAATGTCGCCCCGCGCCTGGCCGATCTGCGGGCCGCCATGGCCGCGGCCGGGGTGGATGCCTTCCTGATCCCGCGCGCCGATGCGCATCGCGGCGAATCCGTCCCACCCGGCGAGGCGCGGCTGGCCTATGTCACCGGCTTTACCGGCTCGGCCGGCCTGGCCGTGGTGGGTCGCGACCGCGCCGGCCTCTTCGTCGACAGCCGCTATACCTTGCAGGCGCCGGCCCAGACCGATACCGGTCTCGTCACCATTCACGAATGGCTGCAGCCGGGTTTTTCGCCCGATCTGCTGAGCTTTGTCCCCAAGGGCGGCATCCTGGCCTATGACCCCTGGCTGCATACGCCGGGCGAGCTGCGTCACCTGGGCAAGCTGGTCGAGGGCCACTGCACCCTGCTGCCGCACGCCAATCTTGTGGACGCCATCTGGACCGGCCGTCCCGGCGCGCCGGTCAGCAGCGTGGAATTTCTCGGCCACAACCGCGCCGGCCAGAGCGCCGCCGACAAGATCGCCGCCATCCAGGCCAGTCTCGCCAGTGACAAGGCCGATGCAGCCGTGCTGACCCTGCCGGAATCGATCTGCTGGCTGCTCAACATGCGCGGCCGCGACGTGCCCAATACCCCCTTCGTGCTCGGCTTCGCCGTGCTGCCGCAGACGGGCCTGCCGACGCTCTATCTGGACAAGGCCAAGATCACAGACGAGCTGGTGGCGGCGCTCGATGGCATTGCCCATGTCGCCGCCAACGCCGCCCTGCCCCATGACCTCGCCGCCCTCGGCGCCGCCGGCAAGGCCGTGCTGCTTGATCCGGCCAGTGCCCCCATCGCCATCGCCAGCGCGCTCAGCGATGCCGGCGCGAGACTGATCGAAAAAGCCGACCCGGTGCTGCTGCCCAAGGCCAAGAAGAACGCGGCCGAACTCGCCGGCATGCGCGAGGCCCATCTGCTCGATGGCGTAGCCATGGCCAAATTCCTCGCCTGGTTCGACCAGCATGCGCCTCAGGGCGGGCTGACCGAGATCGCCATCGTCACCGCACTCGAGGCCTTCCGGCGAGAGGAGGAAAGCTGCGTCGACGCCAGCTTCGACACCATTTCCGGCGCCGGCGCCAATGGCGCCATTGTGCATTATCGGGTGACGACCAAGACCGACCGCACCCTCGCGCCGGGTGAGCTGATGCTGGTCGATTCCGGCGCGCAATATCTCAGCGGCACCACCGACATCACCCGCACGCTCTCGACCGGCGCATCCACGCCCGAGCAGCGCGACCGCTTCACCCGCGTGCTCAAGGGCATGATCGCCATCTCGCTGGCGCGTTTCCCCCAGGGCACCAGCGGCGCCCAGCTCGATACTTTGGCACGGCAGTTTCTCTGGCAGGATGGCGTGACCTATAATCACGGCACCGGTCACGGCGTCGGCGCCTATCTGGGCGTGCATGAGGGCCCGGTCGGCATTTCGTCGCGCTACACCATCCCGCTCGAAGCGGGCAATGTGCTCTCCAACGAGCCCGGCTACTACAAGGCCGGCGAATATGGCATCCGCATCGAGAACCTGATCGTGGTCCAGCCCAGCCAGGGCTTTGCCGGCTATCTCGACTTCGAGACGCTGACCCTGGCCCCGATCGACACGCGGCTGATCGCTTCCGATCTGCTGAGCCCGGCCGAACGCGACTGGCTCAATGCCTATCACCAGCGGGTCTACGAGGTAATCGGGCCCAAGGTCGAGGCCGAGGTCCGCACCTG
- a CDS encoding ATP-dependent helicase yields the protein MSGDSPPPARPTAGAITGQFKLSQVPDYLQGLNAEQRDAVESLDGPLLVLAGAGTGKTRVLTTRIAHMINTNRAWPSQILSVTFTNKAAREMKERIEKLVPRLEAMPWMGTFHSIGARMLRAHAGLVGLTSSFTILDTDDQIRLIKQLLDAENIDEKRWPAKLFASMMDGWKNKGLLPKDVSVADSGSYANGLGGKLYYAYQARLKSLNAADFGDLLLECIRLFRENPDVLADYHRRFKYMLVDEYQDSNVAQYLWLRLLAQGKPTSEANICVVGDDDQSIYGWRGAEVDNILRFEKDFPGAKVIKLERNYRSTANILKAASNIIAFNESRLGKTLQTDVAELGELVAVTQVWDSEEEARTIGEQIEQYQRDGDPLNSMAILVRASFQMREFEERFITLGLNYRVIGGPRFYERKEIRDALAYLRLVAQPSDDLALDRIINVPKRGLGDSTVQLLHSAARAANVPLLSAIRMLVDTEELKPKQRTTLRALVGQFDFWTMQAQSLRPFELVEQILEESGYTDMLTADKSVESQGRKENLKELSRAMEEFDTLGSFLEHISLVMDRDNTDAADAVTIMTLHGAKGLEFNTVFLPGWEEGTFPSQRSMDESGRAGLEEERRLAYVGITRGRKRVRISAAQNRRIHGLWQSAIPSRFLDELPADAVEVTDTGSSYGGYGYGGGASSRFNKADPFESVYETPGWARARANQASRRSAGPMTIDGDLVARSVDIGNDKSAYGMGERVFHLKFGYGTIADIEGNKLSIDFEKAGRKKVLESFVSKG from the coding sequence ATGTCCGGTGACTCTCCCCCCCCCGCCCGCCCGACAGCCGGGGCCATAACCGGCCAGTTCAAGTTGAGCCAGGTGCCTGACTACCTGCAGGGCCTGAACGCCGAGCAGCGCGATGCGGTGGAAAGCCTCGACGGCCCTTTGCTGGTGCTGGCCGGCGCCGGCACCGGCAAGACCCGCGTGCTGACCACCCGCATCGCGCACATGATCAATACCAACCGCGCCTGGCCCTCGCAGATCCTGTCGGTGACCTTCACCAACAAGGCCGCGCGGGAAATGAAGGAGCGCATCGAAAAGCTGGTGCCGCGCCTCGAAGCCATGCCCTGGATGGGCACTTTCCACTCCATCGGCGCCCGCATGCTGCGCGCCCATGCCGGGCTGGTGGGGCTGACCAGCTCCTTCACCATTCTCGATACCGACGACCAGATCCGGCTGATCAAGCAATTGCTCGACGCCGAAAACATCGACGAAAAGCGCTGGCCCGCCAAGCTCTTCGCCTCGATGATGGATGGCTGGAAGAACAAGGGCCTGCTGCCCAAGGACGTCTCGGTGGCCGATAGCGGCTCCTATGCCAATGGCCTGGGCGGCAAGCTCTATTACGCCTACCAGGCGCGGCTCAAATCCCTCAATGCCGCCGATTTCGGCGACCTGCTGCTCGAATGTATCCGCCTGTTCCGCGAAAATCCCGACGTGCTGGCCGACTACCATCGCCGCTTCAAATACATGTTGGTGGACGAATACCAGGACAGCAATGTCGCCCAATATCTCTGGCTGCGGCTGCTGGCGCAGGGGAAACCTACCAGCGAGGCCAATATCTGCGTCGTCGGCGATGACGACCAGTCCATCTATGGCTGGCGCGGCGCCGAAGTCGACAATATCCTGCGCTTCGAAAAGGATTTTCCCGGCGCCAAGGTGATCAAGCTCGAGCGCAATTACCGTTCCACCGCCAATATCCTCAAAGCCGCCAGCAATATCATCGCCTTCAACGAAAGCCGTCTCGGCAAGACGCTGCAGACCGATGTCGCCGAACTCGGCGAGCTGGTCGCCGTCACCCAGGTCTGGGACAGCGAGGAGGAAGCCCGCACCATCGGCGAGCAGATCGAGCAGTATCAGCGCGATGGCGATCCGCTCAATTCCATGGCCATCCTGGTCCGCGCCTCCTTCCAGATGCGCGAATTCGAAGAGCGCTTCATCACCCTGGGCCTCAATTACCGCGTCATCGGCGGCCCGCGCTTTTACGAGCGCAAGGAAATCCGCGACGCCCTGGCCTATCTGCGCCTCGTCGCCCAGCCCTCCGACGATCTGGCGCTGGACCGCATCATCAACGTCCCCAAGCGCGGCCTGGGAGATTCAACGGTGCAGCTGCTGCACAGCGCCGCCCGCGCCGCCAATGTGCCCCTGCTCTCGGCCATCCGCATGCTGGTCGATACCGAAGAGCTCAAGCCCAAGCAGCGCACCACCTTGCGGGCTCTGGTGGGCCAGTTCGATTTCTGGACCATGCAGGCCCAGAGCCTGCGGCCCTTCGAGCTGGTAGAGCAGATCCTCGAGGAAAGCGGCTATACAGACATGCTCACGGCCGACAAATCCGTGGAATCGCAGGGACGCAAGGAAAACCTCAAGGAACTCAGCCGCGCCATGGAGGAGTTCGACACCCTGGGCAGCTTCCTCGAACACATTTCCCTGGTCATGGACCGCGACAATACCGACGCTGCCGATGCCGTCACCATCATGACGCTGCATGGCGCCAAGGGCCTGGAATTCAACACGGTTTTCCTGCCCGGCTGGGAGGAAGGCACCTTCCCCAGCCAGCGCTCGATGGACGAAAGCGGCCGCGCCGGGCTCGAGGAAGAGCGGCGCCTGGCCTATGTCGGCATTACCCGCGGCCGCAAGCGCGTGCGCATTTCCGCCGCGCAGAACCGCCGCATCCACGGCCTCTGGCAGTCGGCCATTCCGTCCCGCTTTCTCGATGAACTGCCCGCCGACGCGGTGGAGGTCACCGATACCGGCTCCTCCTATGGCGGCTATGGCTACGGCGGCGGCGCCTCAAGCCGCTTCAACAAGGCCGACCCCTTCGAGAGCGTCTATGAAACCCCCGGCTGGGCCCGCGCCCGCGCCAACCAGGCCAGCCGCCGCAGCGCCGGCCCCATGACCATCGACGGCGACCTCGTCGCCCGCTCGGTCGATATCGGCAATGACAAATCCGCCTACGGCATGGGCGAACGCGTGTTCCACCTCAAATTCGGCTACGGCACCATCGCCGATATCGAGGGCAACAAACTGAGCATCGACTTCGAAAAGGCCGGCCGGAAAAAGGTGCTGGAGAGCTTTGTGAGCAAGGGGTGA
- a CDS encoding heavy metal-binding domain-containing protein produces the protein MIISTTPTLEGRPVREYLGIVTGEVIVGANIFKDLFAGIRDIVGGRAGAYEGALRDARRQAHEELRYEAERMGADAVVGVDLDYEVVGQGGSMLMVSISGTAVKL, from the coding sequence ATGATCATCTCCACCACCCCCACGCTCGAAGGCCGGCCCGTTCGGGAATATCTCGGCATCGTCACCGGCGAGGTCATTGTCGGCGCCAATATCTTCAAGGACCTGTTTGCCGGCATTCGCGACATCGTCGGCGGCCGCGCCGGGGCCTATGAGGGCGCGCTGCGCGATGCGCGCCGCCAGGCCCATGAGGAACTGCGCTACGAGGCCGAGCGCATGGGCGCCGACGCGGTGGTCGGCGTCGATCTCGATTATGAAGTCGTCGGCCAGGGCGGCTCGATGCTGATGGTGTCGATCTCGGGCACTGCAGTTAAGCTTTAA
- a CDS encoding 50S ribosomal protein L11 methyltransferase has protein sequence MSVDQLSAPLSKDQAYALVDAVMERDDLALTASAHENEETGEWFFEATCDSPPDLAGFVELARQTLGGTVEFSVSPIDPDFNWVAKSLEGLAPVIAGGFYVYGSHETGPIPGGLTAMQIDAAQAFGTGHHETTTGCLEAINLLLKRRKPRHMIDVGTGTGVLAIALAKRTRTPVIASDIDPISVTTTIANAEQNGVGKLIVAVEATGLTHPTITQNGPYDLIVANILAGPLMALAPAVGKAAEKGATIILSGILQHQARGVINAYARQGMTLTQKLQRKDWTTLMLEMK, from the coding sequence ATGTCCGTCGATCAGCTCTCCGCCCCGCTCTCCAAGGATCAGGCCTATGCCCTGGTCGATGCGGTGATGGAGCGCGACGACCTGGCGCTGACCGCATCGGCGCACGAGAACGAAGAGACCGGCGAATGGTTCTTCGAGGCCACCTGCGACAGCCCGCCCGATCTTGCAGGATTTGTTGAACTGGCGCGCCAAACCCTTGGTGGCACCGTGGAATTTTCCGTGTCGCCAATCGACCCGGATTTCAACTGGGTGGCCAAGTCGCTCGAGGGCCTGGCCCCGGTCATTGCCGGCGGCTTTTATGTCTATGGCAGCCACGAGACCGGCCCGATCCCCGGCGGCCTCACCGCCATGCAGATCGACGCCGCCCAGGCCTTTGGCACCGGCCATCACGAAACCACCACCGGGTGTCTTGAGGCCATAAACCTGCTGCTCAAGCGCAGAAAACCCCGCCACATGATCGATGTCGGCACCGGCACCGGCGTGCTGGCCATTGCTTTGGCCAAGCGCACCCGCACCCCGGTCATTGCCAGCGATATTGACCCCATTTCGGTGACAACCACCATTGCCAATGCCGAGCAGAACGGCGTCGGCAAGCTCATCGTCGCCGTCGAGGCGACCGGGCTAACCCACCCCACCATCACGCAAAATGGTCCCTATGACCTGATCGTCGCCAATATCCTGGCCGGGCCGCTGATGGCCCTGGCCCCGGCCGTCGGCAAGGCGGCAGAAAAGGGCGCCACCATTATCCTGTCGGGTATTCTGCAGCACCAGGCGCGCGGCGTGATCAACGCCTATGCCCGCCAGGGCATGACGCTGACGCAGAAGCTGCAGCGCAAGGACTGGACCACTTTGATGCTGGAAATGAAGTAG